The Methanobrevibacter millerae genome includes the window CAATTAAACCATACATCACTATCATTAGTAAATATATTAAATTCTCTTAAAGCTTTATCAGAAATCAATATACAATTACCATAATCTTTGCATTCGAAATATGCTTTTGAAGCATAATTGAAATATTTTTCTTTTCTAGATGGATATAACCGGCCATTGGTTTTATAAGGTTTATAATCTAAAAGAGTAAAATCAATTTTATCCAACCAATCCAAGAGACATGCATATTCTTCATTTTTATAGAAATAATCTAAAACTTTAAAAACTGATAAAGTGTAGGCACATGTTGAAGTTTTATTTAAATCACTCTGTGTGGTTAGATTCATTATCAATTTTGCCGAATCAATTAATTCTGTTTCATCCTCAAAATTTTTTACATGTAATTGATAAATGGACCAGCTGTAAAAAATTTTATCCCATTTCCCGAATTCCTCCGAATTTTTTAAATAAATTTTTTCATATTTCTCTAAAGCTTCATCATATTTTTTTGATTTATAAAGAGCTTTTGCCTCTGAAAGTTCATCTTTAATTTCATCAGTCATTTTTTTACTCCCATATATAAATTTTAATTTATAAAAAAGTTTCTATCCAATAATTGATTTGAATGTTCACAAGATGTTTCAGATATCAATAAACAATTATGGCAAGCAGAACCATTATATGCACCATCTTCTAATTCTACAGAAGAACATAATGGATCATTGGAACAAACCAATAAAGTATTCATGGCATTTCGCAATACTTTCTTAAATTCAATTTCATCAAATACTAAATCTACAAGACCACCCATTCCACTGTCATCACTAGGAGAAGTATTGTATATCAGTATACCCCCCTGTTCTGATTCTTCATCCAAATAAACCCTTTCACGCAATGAAGCAGATGAATATCCGCATGATAAAGATAAACTCTTAATTATTGCATGTGACAATGTATGCCACCAGATAAATAACGGGTTTTCTGTTTCCGGTCTGTCAGAGAATGCACTAATATTGTATGTCTTCCATTTTTCAATCGTTTCATCCAAACCATAAGCATAATCAAACGGATTCTCATCTGAAGTTATAAAAATTCCTTCACCTACACCCTTGTATGCTGGATACCAGATTTTATGAGGTTCGACATCTTCATCCTCATAGCCTATAGGAATGAAGTTATACTCATCATCAAATTCATCAGGGTTGCTGTTTTTAGATGGATGAGGTTTTCTTTGATATGAAAGTTGGGCAGTTACGGTTGTAAGTTTATATATTGCTGAAACTTTCAATGGAAATTCATAGTCCAAACATTTCAAATAGTATGGAATAAAATCAGACCTTGAAAAATTAGCACTGTCCTTTTTCTCACCTTTTATAGCATGGAACTCTTCATCAACAGCTTTTGTAAATGATGGATCTCTTCGGTCAACGTCACGATACTCTTTAAATAAATCAGAAATTTTATATTTTTCAAGATAATCCTCCAAAATCCAAAATTCATCAGGTTCAAGATACTTTAAAACAGCATCTTTGAATTTTTCTTTTGTGAATAATGACTCTATATCATCAACATTACTCAATGCATCCATATATGCTTTAAACTGAGAAATATTAAATAAATCCAGTATTGACTCATCAAACGTCGGAATTTTAAGAAGTGTTTTTGTATAAGGTAATCTTAAAGATGATGATTGTTTCTGAATAACACTCATCTTCTCATTACATCGTCTTGGACGAACAGGTTTTAGAGATAAAATTTTTGTGCCGAAAAATTCTTCATTTTCCGGAATTCTTCCACTACATTGCACTTTATTCTTATATATTTTTTTCATATTGGTACTTTCACCACAAACCGGACATTCTATGACAATGTCCTCTAAAGCACTTCCGAAAGCTTTCCAATAGAAATGATTTTTATTTAAGCAACTATTTTTTCCACCATGAACTTCAGAATACCAATAAACTTCATCCAGATGGCCATTTGGACATGCTCTAACAAAACGAACATTAGGATTTTTTTCTTTTTCACAACCCACACATAGTTTTTCATCATACGCACTGCAGTGTTCATCATTCATTTTATGAAAATATAATATTGTAGGATTTCTTTTAAAACACAAATGCCACATTGGAAACATTGCTGTAGAATAGATTACACGAGGTTCATCATCATCGATTGAATCGTTAGAAGGAATTGAAAGTAAATGATATTCCACTTTATCATTTTCATGTTCCATGTTTAGCAAATAACTCATACGAACATCTTTAATTTCATATTTAGTAAAAAATGCATCATTACAATTATCTTCACCCAATGCCTTAAGAGAAGGCATTAATCTGGATCCGTTAGGTCCCTCAATTATTGACCCCGGACCATAAACCAGAACAAACTGTGACCTTCTGATTTTTTGTTTATTTAAACTCATATTTACACCCAAAAATCAATTGTTTCTTCAACATCCCTAAGTGATTGGGGTGCATCTTTAAATACAACTTTCAAATTTTTATCGTATTTATGACCTTCATCACCCAAAACAACATGATGCTGAGGTTTTTTAATATAATATTCATTTATTCTCAATAATCTTTTAGATTCAATATTATCTGCGATGAATTCCCAATCATTCCAACATTTATCAAGATTCTTTAAAACCTTTTTAACAGAGTCTTCATTAATGTTATCAATAGAATTTAATCTCATTTTAATAATATTATAAACATCATTATAATCATTTATTGAATTAATATTTTTAATTGGTTCTTTTCCATCATTTTTCTCCCAATTAACCATCAAATGATTAGCATTTCTTAAAAATGATACTAATGATGGACCTAATCCCCTAGACAAACAACCGCTGGAAAACGGTGAAACAGAAACCGGTTCAACATCCATATAGATTCTTGAATGAAATGAAGTAAACATCTCATAGTGATTTAAATCCCGGGATCGACCTGCTTTAAAGAAATCTACAACCAAACCTCCATATTTCCTACCTATACGACCAGTAGCCTGAATATATGATCCCGTCGTTTTAGGCTGACTTGTCATTACCATCAATGACAAATGAGAAATGTCAACCCCAGTTCCAAACATAGATGTTGTAAATATTCCATCATATTTTGGTGGATGATTAAAACTATCCCTTTCAAGATTGTCCAATATCATAGGCAGTTCAGTGGATGACTTACGTCCAGACAATTCTTCCTTATTATCCTCACCCAATTGTTTTAACTCTATATTACCACCAATATTTTCTAAACGACTTTTAATATCATCCCTATATAATGCAAGGACACCACCCAATTCTTTAATGGAATTAAAATATCCTAAAGTAGTCCAATAATTATTAATGTTATCATTATCCGTATTGTCTGAAGATACTTTACTCATTCTTGACCACAATCTGACCTGGGGAGTCATTGGACCTTTACCCGGAGCATAAAATCCTAAATAAACCCTGCCCGCTTTAGATTCATCCCAAATATCATTAAACATATGGTCCCTAACAAAGAAATTATCAGAAATATCCAAACCATGTGGTGGGAATTGGAATAATTTTTTTGAAAATAATAAATCCACCTGTTTGGAAGCATTACTAATAGTAGCTGTTGATGCAATATATTTAGGGTTTCCACCCTGTTTTTGAATTATCCCACTTACCATTGACTCATAAAGACCAAATAAGCTACCTAATGGTCCATCAATAAGATGCAGTTCATCCTGAATAATCAAATCCGGAGGATTTAAAGAATTTACCTCATGATTATATTTTGTCAGGTTTCCGGAAGTATCCGGGAGTAAATTATTTCTATTATACCCATAGTATTTATTAAAATAGTTAATATTACCAAATAGACCTCCAGCTTTAGGTTCGAAAGCCAATCTTGCAATTTTATCAGCAGTACCAATTACAACAGTTGGACATCTGTTATAAACATGATCATCAATCAAATAAGCTGGAATAGGCATTCTAGTATTACTTATAAATGGTGAAACGATTTTACGATTATAGTTTCCATCGGGAAAGTGAGGTTCAGAGGAATTTGGATATGGACATCCTTCAAACCATTCGACATTATTCAAATCACATTTTGGATTGGTACACCAAATTTCAAAATCAAAATCACCTTCGATTTTATTACCATATTTATCAATAGAATTTAAACTAGTGAAATATCCTATATTAAAATCTCCCAAAGAGGCAATTTCAAAACCATTCTCTTTCAGTTTATCAATGATTTCATTTTCAAATTGTATTCTGGAGAATTTACCATGAATTTCAAATGAAATTGTATAAAATCCATCCAAATGATTTTTTGATTCAATTCCAACAAAATTAATTTTTTCATTATTAACAAATATTTCATCCAAAATTTCTTCAACATGAGCCATATATTCTGTTGATTTAATAACAATATGGACATTGTTCAATTCATCATTAAGACCGGATTCCGGAACAGACAACCATGATCCACAAACAGGGCATTTTAAAATTTGTGCTGGTTCGCCGACGGTGTATGGTAATCTTACATCATTTCCTTTCAATAAATCCATTGCACCTCCTTTTTTAAGAAGATGTATAGGAGAAACTCCACCACCAACCCACAGTCCTGTAGAAAATCTTGTAGAACCATAAATCCAGTCACCAATAATTTCTGAATAATTTGGCCTCCATCCAATGCCTTTATCGGAACAATGGGTTCTTAAAAATTCTGCAGCAGTAATCATTTTTAATGTTCTTCTAAATTGCTGAACAGTCAGTAACCTTAATGTATATCTGGATATGATTGAAGTTCCCGCACCAGTTTCATTCTTATCATGAGCTTTTAATCTTCTTAAAGCAATTGTAAAAGCCATAATTCCCAAATAAGCTTCAGTTTTACCCCCACCTGTTGGAATCCATAAAAGATCAAGAATATCTCTATTATCTGAATTTTCATCCCAAATATCTTCTATATTCATTAGGAAAAATGCAATTTGAAATGGCCTCCACTTAAATTCAGCACCATCATATTTACCCCATGTATTTTGCAGAGCAATTGCCTTATTTGCAAAACAAAAAGCTGTATAAATCAAAGGATTAGTTTTAATTAAATTTAAACCTCTTTCCATACGGTTCGATGCATCATATTCAATTTCAAGTATTTCTTTTGCAATATTAAGGTACTTTTCCCCAATAGGTTCGGATTCATTTTCTTCAATCCAATCATTATAAAGCTTCAATAATTTAATTAAAATACCATGAATTTCATTTGGAGAGCAATTAGCCAGGTATTCTGCATTTAATTCATCATTTACTAAAAGTTCATTTTCAATCAGATCCAATTTAGGTAACGCTATAGGATATAATGGAACAAATTCTGTCCTCACATCTGATTTTAAAAATTTTTCATAATCATTATTCTTTAGCAAACGAATAGAATAATCCGGCCATAGAATATCAATGTCAAATTTATCAAAATAGTCTATTTTTTTCCAAACTGCAGAGCACATATGCCCAAAAGCAATAGTTGGTCTATTCCTATATAAAAAATCAAGTTTTCGTTCAGATTCATTAAGCAACTCCATGTGCTGAGCTCGGATTCCATCTTCACATATTATTCTGATTGACGGCTGGAACAGACATTTATCAATATTGGGCTGAGATTCATTACCTTCTACATCATAACTTAAGTCATTAATCATATAAACCGAAATAGAATAGTTATCATCACTAACTTTTAGACGTTTGATGTATATTTTAACATATCCTTCATCATCCAACTCTATTTCAGATTCATAATTTTCCAATGTTTTAGTAATAACCAATTCT containing:
- the drmA gene encoding DISARM system helicase DrmA, giving the protein MNSDTQIRRKMIEELIKEVRGPRYGENEIISYSPWIEYLTGVIIPKSWEETDSDKSPDQEIIIETDDVAQEDGSETDDILTATPSNKLTPKSFIKSFGVSFSIEIENPTLKICSTWGRYLKDSEHNEAYGLNGKKNSVSSDKDIWQRHSFGEIFEIEVNEQDVDDDTINKEFDGRELVITKTLENYESEIELDDEGYVKIYIKRLKVSDDNYSISVYMINDLSYDVEGNESQPNIDKCLFQPSIRIICEDGIRAQHMELLNESERKLDFLYRNRPTIAFGHMCSAVWKKIDYFDKFDIDILWPDYSIRLLKNNDYEKFLKSDVRTEFVPLYPIALPKLDLIENELLVNDELNAEYLANCSPNEIHGILIKLLKLYNDWIEENESEPIGEKYLNIAKEILEIEYDASNRMERGLNLIKTNPLIYTAFCFANKAIALQNTWGKYDGAEFKWRPFQIAFFLMNIEDIWDENSDNRDILDLLWIPTGGGKTEAYLGIMAFTIALRRLKAHDKNETGAGTSIISRYTLRLLTVQQFRRTLKMITAAEFLRTHCSDKGIGWRPNYSEIIGDWIYGSTRFSTGLWVGGGVSPIHLLKKGGAMDLLKGNDVRLPYTVGEPAQILKCPVCGSWLSVPESGLNDELNNVHIVIKSTEYMAHVEEILDEIFVNNEKINFVGIESKNHLDGFYTISFEIHGKFSRIQFENEIIDKLKENGFEIASLGDFNIGYFTSLNSIDKYGNKIEGDFDFEIWCTNPKCDLNNVEWFEGCPYPNSSEPHFPDGNYNRKIVSPFISNTRMPIPAYLIDDHVYNRCPTVVIGTADKIARLAFEPKAGGLFGNINYFNKYYGYNRNNLLPDTSGNLTKYNHEVNSLNPPDLIIQDELHLIDGPLGSLFGLYESMVSGIIQKQGGNPKYIASTATISNASKQVDLLFSKKLFQFPPHGLDISDNFFVRDHMFNDIWDESKAGRVYLGFYAPGKGPMTPQVRLWSRMSKVSSDNTDNDNINNYWTTLGYFNSIKELGGVLALYRDDIKSRLENIGGNIELKQLGEDNKEELSGRKSSTELPMILDNLERDSFNHPPKYDGIFTTSMFGTGVDISHLSLMVMTSQPKTTGSYIQATGRIGRKYGGLVVDFFKAGRSRDLNHYEMFTSFHSRIYMDVEPVSVSPFSSGCLSRGLGPSLVSFLRNANHLMVNWEKNDGKEPIKNINSINDYNDVYNIIKMRLNSIDNINEDSVKKVLKNLDKCWNDWEFIADNIESKRLLRINEYYIKKPQHHVVLGDEGHKYDKNLKVVFKDAPQSLRDVEETIDFWV
- the drmB gene encoding DUF1998 domain-containing protein, with amino-acid sequence MSLNKQKIRRSQFVLVYGPGSIIEGPNGSRLMPSLKALGEDNCNDAFFTKYEIKDVRMSYLLNMEHENDKVEYHLLSIPSNDSIDDDEPRVIYSTAMFPMWHLCFKRNPTILYFHKMNDEHCSAYDEKLCVGCEKEKNPNVRFVRACPNGHLDEVYWYSEVHGGKNSCLNKNHFYWKAFGSALEDIVIECPVCGESTNMKKIYKNKVQCSGRIPENEEFFGTKILSLKPVRPRRCNEKMSVIQKQSSSLRLPYTKTLLKIPTFDESILDLFNISQFKAYMDALSNVDDIESLFTKEKFKDAVLKYLEPDEFWILEDYLEKYKISDLFKEYRDVDRRDPSFTKAVDEEFHAIKGEKKDSANFSRSDFIPYYLKCLDYEFPLKVSAIYKLTTVTAQLSYQRKPHPSKNSNPDEFDDEYNFIPIGYEDEDVEPHKIWYPAYKGVGEGIFITSDENPFDYAYGLDETIEKWKTYNISAFSDRPETENPLFIWWHTLSHAIIKSLSLSCGYSSASLRERVYLDEESEQGGILIYNTSPSDDSGMGGLVDLVFDEIEFKKVLRNAMNTLLVCSNDPLCSSVELEDGAYNGSACHNCLLISETSCEHSNQLLDRNFFIN